In Actinomadura citrea, a single window of DNA contains:
- a CDS encoding nuclear transport factor 2 family protein gives MRRRLPLITAIALGVVVVGLAIASGWLGVVSLRNKDEADQKAKAIQSARQMGVNLMSLDAATAQRDLDRIVGGTTGDLRNKLGSQSNAFMQQITKAKAKSTVSEVDAALVSIDGDSAEVMVSLTGTVTNDKVQNGTPQGYRYQMDLTRLDGRWLVSGLEVVP, from the coding sequence ATGAGGCGCCGTCTACCCCTGATCACCGCGATCGCGCTGGGCGTCGTCGTGGTGGGGCTCGCCATCGCGTCCGGCTGGCTCGGCGTGGTCTCCCTCAGGAACAAGGACGAGGCCGACCAGAAGGCGAAGGCGATCCAGTCGGCGCGCCAGATGGGCGTCAACCTGATGTCGCTCGACGCCGCCACCGCCCAGCGCGACCTGGACCGCATCGTGGGCGGCACCACCGGCGACCTCCGGAACAAGCTGGGCAGCCAGTCGAACGCCTTCATGCAGCAGATCACCAAGGCCAAGGCCAAGTCGACGGTCAGTGAAGTCGACGCCGCGCTGGTCTCCATCGACGGCGACTCCGCCGAGGTGATGGTCTCCCTCACCGGGACCGTCACCAACGACAAGGTGCAGAACGGCACGCCGCAGGGCTACCGGTACCAGATGGACCTCACGCGGCTCGACGGGCGCTGGCTCGTGTCCGGACTGGAGGTTGTCCCGTGA
- a CDS encoding MCE family protein, protein MSRRSISTRSTGARSRGRARLLGAAALAGVTALSGCSFNGVESLPLPGGPDLGPHPRTVKIEFANVLDLVPQSAVKVNDVSVGKVEKIELAGEPGGQGQGGGWHAVVTVKFRGDVKLPDNAIATVSQTSLLGEKFVQLEPPKNEAPVGELADDDLIPLNRTSRGTEIEEVLSAMSLLLNGGGLEQVSTISRELQATMGGRESTIKSVLQRVNTFAGTLDQNRAAITRALDSIDRLTGKLSDERKTIQDTIDETGPAIAVLNRNRADLTKMLVALNKLSRTTTYVINQSKADMLANLRDLDTILRNLNKAGSDLPKSLETLITFPFPSTFENVIAGDYGNVRLTVDLDFESIAQNLLGGTDLEGLLGSGKQMRGMLQVPNVTLPDSPLGVLPQTPGGGQGGTGQGGLPGLPGGTTQTPGKPAGTNDQGRPGALAPDPGDGGLRTLMTGGLS, encoded by the coding sequence ATGAGCAGGCGGTCGATCAGTACACGGTCGACGGGCGCACGGTCGCGGGGCAGGGCGCGGCTGCTCGGCGCCGCCGCGCTCGCGGGCGTGACGGCCCTGTCGGGCTGCTCGTTCAACGGCGTGGAGTCGCTGCCGCTGCCCGGCGGGCCCGACCTCGGCCCGCACCCGCGCACCGTGAAGATCGAGTTCGCGAACGTGCTGGACCTCGTCCCGCAGTCGGCGGTCAAGGTCAACGACGTGTCGGTGGGCAAGGTCGAGAAGATCGAGCTGGCCGGCGAGCCGGGCGGGCAGGGGCAGGGGGGCGGCTGGCACGCCGTCGTCACGGTCAAGTTCCGCGGGGACGTCAAGCTTCCCGACAACGCGATCGCGACCGTCAGCCAGACCAGCCTGCTCGGCGAGAAGTTCGTCCAGCTCGAACCGCCGAAGAACGAGGCGCCGGTCGGGGAGCTCGCCGACGACGACCTGATCCCGCTGAACCGCACGTCCCGCGGCACCGAGATCGAAGAGGTGCTGTCGGCGATGTCGCTGCTGCTGAACGGCGGCGGCCTGGAGCAGGTCTCCACGATCAGCCGCGAGCTGCAGGCCACGATGGGCGGCCGGGAGTCCACGATCAAGTCGGTGCTGCAGCGGGTGAACACCTTCGCCGGGACGCTGGACCAGAACCGCGCCGCGATCACCCGGGCGCTGGACAGCATCGACCGGCTGACCGGCAAGCTGTCCGACGAGCGCAAGACGATCCAGGACACCATCGACGAGACCGGGCCCGCGATCGCCGTCCTCAACCGGAACCGCGCCGACCTCACCAAGATGCTGGTCGCGCTGAACAAGCTCAGCCGCACCACCACGTACGTGATCAACCAGTCCAAGGCCGACATGCTGGCCAACCTGCGGGACCTCGACACGATCCTGCGCAATCTCAACAAGGCCGGCTCCGACCTGCCGAAGTCGCTGGAGACGCTGATCACCTTCCCGTTCCCCTCCACGTTCGAGAACGTCATCGCGGGCGACTACGGCAACGTGAGGCTGACCGTCGACCTGGACTTCGAGTCCATCGCGCAGAACCTGCTCGGCGGCACCGACCTGGAAGGGCTGCTCGGCAGCGGCAAGCAGATGCGCGGCATGCTCCAGGTCCCGAACGTGACGCTGCCGGACTCCCCGCTGGGCGTCCTGCCGCAGACACCGGGCGGCGGCCAGGGCGGCACGGGGCAGGGCGGGCTGCCCGGCCTTCCCGGCGGCACCACACAGACCCCGGGGAAGCCGGCCGGCACGAACGACCAGGGACGGCCGGGCGCGCTCGCCCCCGACCCCGGTGACGGCGGTCTGCGGACCCTGATGACGGGGGGCCTCTCGTGA
- the rpoB gene encoding DNA-directed RNA polymerase subunit beta codes for MAASRNASNTATGPNRVSFARIKEPLEVPDLLALQTNSFDWLLGNERWKARVEAAQKAGSKSVPTQSGLEEIFEEISPIEDFSGTMSLSFRDHRFEPPKYSVEECKDKDMTYSAPMFVTAEFINNTTGEIKSQTVFMGDFPLMTPKGTFIINGTERVVVSQLVRSPGVYFDRALDKASDKDIYGCRVIPSRGAWLEFEIDKRDNVGVRIDRKRKQPVTVLLKALGWDEARIRERFGSYESINVTLEKDHTSGQDDALLDIYRKLRPGEPPTRESAQTLLENLYFNPKRYDVAKVGRYKINKKLGLDLDMNQGTLTEDDVVATIEYLVRLHAGEEEATLGSVAVPIEVDDIDHFGNRRLRTVGELIQNQVRLGLARMERVVRERMTTQDVEAITPQTLINIRPVVASIKEFFGTSQLSQFMDQTNPLAGLTHKRRLSALGPGGLSRERAGMEVRDVHPSHYGRMCPIETPEGPNIGLIGSLAAFGRVNPFGFVETPYRRVTEGVVTEEINYLTADEEDRYVIAQANSLLNDDGTFVDDRILVRRKGGEVELVPAREVQYMDVSARQMTSVATAMIPFLEHDDANRALMGSNMQRQSVPLLRSEAPLVGTGMEYRAATDAGDVITAEKAGVVEEVSADYVTVMNDDGTRTTYRVSKFKRSNQGTCFNQKPIVDEGRRVEVGQVIADGPCTDDGEMALGKNLLVAFMPWEGHNYEDAIILSQRLVQDDVLSSIHIEEHEVDARDTKLGPEEITRDIPNVSEEVLADLDERGIIRIGADVVPGDILVGKVTPKGETELTPEERLLRAIFGEKAREVRDTSLKVPHGEQGKVIGVRVFSRDDGDELPPGVNELVRVYVAQKRKITDGDKLAGRHGNKGVISKVLPVEDMPFLEDGTPVDIVLNPLGVPGRMNVGQVLETHLGWVASRGWKVEGDDAEWKQALKAIGADEAPAWTNTATPVFDGAREDDVTGLIESTLPNRDGQRMVGPGGKARMFDGRTGEPYKDPISVGYIYILKLLHLVDDKIHARSTGPYSMITQQPLGGKAQFGGQRFGEMEVWALEAYGAAYALQELLTIKSDDVLGRVKVYEAIVKGENIPEPGIPESFKVLIKEMQSLCLNVEVLSSDGMSIEMRDTDEDVFRAAEELGIDLSRRPNEGAMSVDEV; via the coding sequence TTGGCAGCCTCGCGCAACGCCTCGAATACCGCAACCGGTCCGAACCGCGTCTCCTTCGCGCGCATCAAGGAGCCGCTCGAAGTCCCGGACCTCCTTGCTCTGCAGACCAACTCGTTCGACTGGCTGCTGGGCAACGAGAGGTGGAAGGCCCGGGTCGAGGCGGCCCAGAAGGCCGGAAGTAAGAGCGTCCCGACGCAGTCGGGGCTGGAGGAGATCTTCGAAGAGATCAGTCCGATCGAGGACTTCTCCGGGACGATGTCCCTGTCGTTCCGGGATCACCGGTTCGAGCCTCCGAAGTACTCCGTGGAGGAGTGCAAGGACAAGGACATGACCTACTCCGCCCCGATGTTCGTCACGGCGGAGTTCATCAACAACACCACCGGTGAGATCAAGAGCCAGACGGTGTTCATGGGCGACTTCCCGCTCATGACCCCCAAGGGGACGTTCATCATCAACGGCACCGAGCGTGTCGTGGTCTCGCAGCTGGTGCGTTCGCCTGGGGTGTACTTCGATCGGGCGCTGGACAAGGCGTCGGACAAGGACATCTACGGGTGCCGGGTGATCCCGAGTCGGGGTGCCTGGCTTGAGTTCGAGATCGACAAGCGCGACAACGTGGGTGTGCGCATCGACCGCAAGCGCAAGCAGCCGGTGACGGTGTTGCTGAAGGCGCTGGGGTGGGACGAGGCGCGGATCCGGGAGCGGTTCGGCTCGTATGAGTCGATCAATGTGACGCTGGAGAAGGATCACACCTCCGGGCAGGATGACGCGCTGCTGGACATCTACCGCAAGCTGCGGCCGGGTGAGCCGCCGACGCGGGAGTCGGCGCAGACGCTGCTGGAGAATCTGTACTTCAATCCCAAGCGGTACGACGTGGCGAAGGTCGGCCGTTACAAGATCAACAAGAAGCTCGGTCTGGACCTGGACATGAACCAGGGGACGTTGACCGAGGATGACGTGGTCGCCACGATCGAGTATCTGGTGCGTCTGCATGCGGGTGAGGAGGAGGCGACCCTGGGCAGTGTGGCGGTGCCGATCGAGGTCGATGACATCGACCATTTCGGTAACCGGCGGCTGCGCACGGTGGGGGAGCTGATCCAGAACCAGGTGCGTCTGGGGCTGGCCCGCATGGAGCGTGTGGTGCGGGAGCGGATGACGACGCAGGACGTCGAGGCGATCACGCCGCAGACGTTGATCAACATCCGGCCGGTGGTGGCCTCCATCAAGGAGTTCTTCGGCACCAGCCAGTTGTCGCAGTTCATGGACCAGACCAACCCTCTGGCCGGGCTCACCCACAAGCGGCGGCTCTCCGCCCTGGGCCCCGGCGGTCTGTCGCGTGAGCGCGCGGGCATGGAGGTCCGTGACGTCCACCCGTCGCACTACGGGCGGATGTGTCCGATCGAGACGCCCGAAGGCCCCAACATCGGCCTCATCGGCTCGCTCGCCGCGTTCGGCCGCGTCAACCCGTTCGGGTTCGTCGAGACCCCGTACCGGCGCGTCACCGAGGGCGTCGTCACCGAGGAGATCAACTACCTGACGGCCGACGAGGAGGACCGCTACGTCATCGCGCAGGCCAACTCCCTGCTCAATGACGACGGCACCTTCGTCGACGACCGCATCCTGGTCCGCCGCAAGGGCGGCGAGGTCGAACTCGTCCCCGCCCGCGAGGTCCAGTACATGGACGTCTCGGCGCGCCAGATGACCTCGGTCGCGACGGCGATGATTCCGTTCCTGGAGCATGACGACGCCAACCGGGCGTTGATGGGTTCGAACATGCAGCGTCAGTCGGTGCCGCTGTTGCGTAGTGAGGCGCCGCTGGTCGGGACGGGTATGGAGTACCGTGCCGCGACCGATGCGGGTGATGTGATCACTGCGGAGAAGGCGGGTGTGGTCGAGGAGGTCTCGGCCGACTACGTCACGGTGATGAACGATGACGGGACCCGGACGACGTATCGGGTGTCGAAGTTCAAGCGGTCCAACCAGGGCACGTGCTTCAACCAGAAGCCGATCGTGGACGAGGGCCGGCGGGTCGAGGTCGGTCAGGTGATCGCCGATGGGCCGTGCACCGATGACGGTGAGATGGCGCTGGGCAAGAACCTGCTGGTGGCGTTCATGCCGTGGGAGGGCCACAACTACGAAGACGCGATCATCCTGTCGCAGCGGCTGGTGCAGGACGATGTGCTGTCCTCGATCCACATCGAGGAGCACGAGGTCGACGCCCGGGACACCAAGCTGGGTCCTGAGGAGATCACCCGTGATATCCCGAACGTGTCCGAGGAGGTCCTGGCCGACCTGGACGAGCGGGGGATCATCCGGATCGGTGCCGATGTGGTGCCCGGTGACATCCTGGTCGGCAAGGTCACTCCGAAGGGGGAGACCGAGCTGACGCCCGAGGAGCGGCTGCTGCGGGCGATCTTCGGTGAGAAGGCGCGTGAGGTGCGCGACACCTCGCTGAAGGTGCCGCACGGTGAGCAGGGCAAGGTCATCGGGGTGCGGGTGTTCTCCCGTGACGACGGTGACGAGCTGCCGCCGGGGGTCAACGAGCTGGTCCGGGTGTATGTGGCGCAGAAGCGCAAGATCACCGATGGGGACAAGCTCGCGGGCCGGCACGGCAACAAGGGCGTCATCTCCAAGGTGCTGCCGGTGGAGGACATGCCGTTCCTGGAGGACGGCACCCCCGTCGACATCGTCCTGAACCCCCTGGGCGTGCCCGGCCGCATGAACGTCGGACAGGTCCTGGAGACCCACCTCGGCTGGGTCGCCTCCCGCGGCTGGAAGGTCGAGGGCGACGACGCCGAGTGGAAGCAGGCCCTCAAGGCCATCGGCGCCGACGAGGCACCGGCCTGGACGAACACCGCGACGCCGGTGTTCGACGGCGCCCGCGAGGACGACGTCACCGGTCTGATCGAGAGCACGCTCCCGAACCGCGACGGCCAGCGGATGGTCGGCCCGGGCGGCAAGGCGCGGATGTTCGACGGCCGCACCGGCGAGCCCTACAAGGACCCGATCTCGGTCGGCTACATCTACATCCTCAAGCTGCTCCACCTGGTCGACGACAAGATCCACGCCCGTTCGACCGGCCCGTACTCCATGATCACCCAGCAGCCGCTCGGCGGTAAGGCCCAGTTCGGCGGCCAGCGCTTCGGTGAGATGGAGGTCTGGGCACTGGAGGCCTACGGCGCCGCCTACGCCCTCCAGGAGCTGCTGACCATCAAGTCCGACGACGTCCTCGGCCGCGTGAAGGTCTACGAGGCCATCGTCAAGGGCGAGAACATCCCCGAGCCCGGCATTCCCGAGTCCTTCAAGGTGCTCATCAAGGAGATGCAGTCGCTGTGCCTCAACGTCGAGGTGCTCTCCAGCGACGGCATGTCCATCGAGATGCGTGACACCGACGAGGACGTCTTCCGCGCCGCGGAGGAGCTCGGCATCGACCTCTCCCGCCGCCCGAACGAGGGCGCGATGAGCGTCGACGAGGTCTGA
- a CDS encoding DNA-directed RNA polymerase subunit beta' — MLDVNFFDELRIGLATADDIRQWSHGEVKKPETINYRTLKPEKDGLFCEKIFGPTRDWECYCGKYKRVRFKGIICERCGVEVTRAKVRRERMGHIELAAPVTHIWYFKGVPSRLGYLLDLAPKDLEKIIYFAAYMITSVDVERRDRDLPTLEAHISVERQQIEQARDAQVEARQQKLEGDLAELEEAGAKADQKRKVRDGAEREMKQLRDRAQRELDRLDEVWSRFKNLKVQDLEGDELLYREMRDRFGKYFEGGMGAAAIQARLQNFDLDAEAEKLRDIIRTGKGQKKARALKRLKVVSAFLNTRNSPLGMVLDCIPVIPPDLRPMVQLDGGRFATSDLNDLYRRVINRNNRLKRLLDLGAPEIIVNNEKRMLQEAVDALFDNGRRGRPVTGPGNRPLKSLSDMLKGKQGRFRQNLLGKRVDYSGRSVIVVGPQLKLHQCGLPKQMALELFKPFVMKRLVDLNHAQNIKSAKRMVERARPVVWDVLEEVITEHPVLLNRAPTLHRLGIQAFEPQLVEGKAIQIHPLVCTAFNADFDGDQMAVHLPLSAEAQAEARILMLSTNNILKPSDGKPVTMPTQDMVIGLYWLTTQKDGAVGEGRAFGSIGEAIMAYDRHELDLQARIQIRLKDVPPPRGWKAPEGYEPGRPYRLETTLGRAMFNETLPDDFPFVDDEIGKKQLSAIVNELAETYPKVAVANALDALKSTGFHWATRSGVTIAIDDVITPPNKAEILGGYEARAEKVQREFNRGLITDDERKQELIEIWNKATADVAVDMEKAFPKANPIWMMIQSGARGNPLQLRQIAGMRGLVSNPKGETIPRPIKSSFREGLSVVEYFISTHGARKGLADTALRTADSGYLTRRLVDVAQDVIVREEDCGTDRTIPFEVADRLQDGTLVKLATSETSLVGRTIAEDVVVDGTVIFPADTDLSDAVVSRLVEAGVEKVRTRSALVCEAKIGVCAACYGRSLATGKRVDVGEAVGIIAAQSIGEPGTQLTMRTFHTGGVAGGDITHGLPRVQELFEARIPKGVAPISEVAGRVKIDETEKARKVVVVPDDGSDEIAYPVPMRSRLLVKEGESVGVGQQLIAGAINPHEVLRILGPRAVQLHLVQEVQEVYRSQGVSIHDKHIEIIVRQMLKRVNILESGDTDLLPGDLVERPIFEETNRNVVAEGGVPAAGRPVLMGITKASLATESWLSAASFQETTRVLTEAAMHAKSDPLLGLKENVIIGKLIPAGTGMPQYRNVRVEPTEEAKAAVYSVGSYDDGAEYAFGQGSGEAVPLEEYDFGQYNR; from the coding sequence TTGCTTGACGTCAACTTCTTCGACGAGCTTCGCATCGGTCTGGCGACCGCCGACGACATCCGCCAGTGGTCGCACGGTGAGGTGAAGAAGCCGGAGACGATCAACTACCGGACCCTCAAGCCGGAGAAGGACGGGCTCTTCTGCGAGAAGATCTTCGGTCCTACCCGCGACTGGGAGTGCTACTGCGGGAAGTACAAGCGCGTCCGGTTCAAGGGCATCATCTGTGAGCGCTGCGGCGTCGAGGTGACCCGCGCCAAGGTGCGCCGTGAGCGGATGGGCCACATCGAGCTGGCCGCGCCGGTCACGCACATCTGGTACTTCAAGGGCGTCCCGTCCCGGCTCGGCTACCTGCTGGACCTGGCCCCGAAGGATCTCGAAAAGATCATCTACTTCGCGGCCTACATGATCACCAGCGTGGACGTCGAGCGGCGCGACCGCGACCTGCCGACGCTGGAGGCCCACATCTCCGTGGAGCGCCAGCAGATCGAGCAGGCCCGTGACGCGCAGGTCGAGGCCCGCCAGCAGAAGCTGGAGGGCGACCTGGCGGAGCTGGAGGAGGCCGGCGCGAAGGCCGACCAGAAGCGCAAGGTGCGCGACGGCGCCGAGCGGGAGATGAAGCAGCTGCGCGACCGCGCGCAGCGCGAACTCGACCGCCTCGACGAGGTCTGGAGCCGCTTCAAGAACCTCAAGGTCCAGGACCTGGAGGGCGACGAGCTGCTCTACCGCGAGATGCGCGACCGGTTCGGCAAGTACTTCGAGGGCGGCATGGGCGCCGCGGCCATCCAGGCGCGGCTGCAGAACTTCGACCTCGACGCCGAGGCCGAGAAGCTGCGCGACATCATCCGCACGGGCAAGGGCCAGAAGAAGGCCCGCGCCCTCAAGCGGCTGAAGGTCGTCTCGGCGTTCCTCAACACCCGCAACAGCCCGCTCGGCATGGTGCTGGACTGCATCCCGGTCATCCCGCCGGACCTGCGTCCCATGGTCCAGCTGGACGGCGGCCGGTTCGCCACGTCCGACCTGAACGACCTGTACCGCCGGGTGATCAACCGCAACAACCGGCTCAAGCGCCTGCTCGACCTGGGCGCTCCCGAGATCATCGTCAACAACGAGAAGCGGATGCTGCAGGAGGCCGTCGACGCGCTGTTCGACAACGGCCGCCGCGGCCGCCCGGTCACCGGGCCGGGCAACCGTCCGCTGAAGTCGCTGTCCGACATGCTCAAGGGCAAGCAGGGCCGGTTCCGGCAGAACCTGCTGGGCAAGCGCGTCGACTACTCCGGCCGTTCGGTCATCGTCGTCGGCCCGCAGCTGAAACTGCACCAGTGCGGCCTGCCCAAGCAGATGGCGCTGGAGCTGTTCAAGCCGTTCGTCATGAAGCGGCTGGTCGACCTCAACCACGCGCAGAACATCAAGTCCGCCAAGCGGATGGTCGAGCGGGCCCGCCCGGTCGTGTGGGACGTGCTGGAAGAGGTCATCACCGAGCACCCGGTGCTGCTGAACCGGGCGCCGACCCTGCACCGGCTGGGCATCCAGGCGTTCGAGCCGCAGCTGGTCGAGGGCAAGGCCATCCAGATCCACCCGCTGGTCTGCACCGCGTTCAACGCGGACTTCGACGGCGACCAGATGGCGGTGCACCTGCCGCTGTCCGCCGAGGCGCAGGCCGAGGCGCGGATCCTGATGCTCTCGACCAACAACATCCTGAAGCCGTCGGACGGCAAGCCCGTCACCATGCCCACCCAGGACATGGTCATCGGCCTGTACTGGCTGACGACGCAGAAGGACGGCGCGGTCGGCGAGGGTCGCGCGTTCGGCTCGATCGGCGAGGCGATCATGGCCTACGACCGGCACGAGCTGGACCTGCAGGCCCGGATCCAGATCCGGCTCAAGGACGTCCCGCCGCCGCGCGGCTGGAAGGCGCCCGAGGGCTACGAGCCCGGCCGGCCCTACCGGCTGGAGACGACGCTCGGCCGCGCGATGTTCAACGAGACGCTGCCGGACGACTTCCCGTTCGTGGACGACGAGATCGGCAAGAAGCAGCTCTCGGCGATCGTCAACGAGCTGGCGGAGACCTACCCGAAGGTGGCCGTCGCCAACGCGCTGGACGCGCTGAAGAGCACCGGGTTCCACTGGGCGACCAGGTCCGGCGTCACGATCGCGATCGACGACGTCATCACGCCGCCCAACAAGGCGGAGATCCTGGGCGGTTACGAGGCGCGCGCCGAGAAGGTGCAGCGGGAGTTCAACCGCGGCCTGATCACCGACGACGAGCGCAAGCAGGAGCTCATCGAGATCTGGAACAAGGCCACCGCGGACGTCGCGGTGGACATGGAGAAGGCGTTCCCGAAGGCCAACCCGATCTGGATGATGATCCAGTCGGGCGCCCGAGGCAACCCGCTCCAGCTCCGCCAGATCGCCGGTATGCGCGGCCTGGTCTCCAACCCCAAGGGCGAGACCATCCCGCGTCCGATCAAGTCGTCCTTCCGCGAGGGCCTGTCGGTCGTCGAGTACTTCATCTCGACGCACGGCGCCCGCAAGGGCCTGGCCGACACCGCGCTGCGCACCGCCGACTCGGGTTACCTGACCCGGCGCCTGGTGGACGTCGCGCAGGACGTCATCGTCCGCGAGGAGGACTGCGGCACCGACCGCACGATCCCCTTCGAGGTCGCCGACCGCCTGCAGGACGGCACCCTGGTCAAGCTCGCCACCTCGGAGACGAGCCTGGTCGGCCGCACCATCGCCGAGGACGTCGTCGTCGACGGGACGGTCATCTTCCCCGCCGACACCGACCTGTCCGACGCGGTCGTGTCCCGCCTGGTCGAGGCGGGTGTGGAGAAGGTCCGCACCCGCAGCGCCCTCGTCTGCGAGGCCAAGATCGGTGTCTGCGCCGCCTGCTACGGCCGCTCGCTGGCCACCGGCAAGCGGGTGGACGTCGGCGAGGCCGTCGGCATCATCGCCGCGCAGTCCATCGGTGAGCCCGGCACGCAGCTGACGATGCGCACCTTCCACACCGGTGGTGTGGCGGGCGGCGACATCACGCACGGTCTGCCGCGTGTCCAGGAGCTGTTCGAGGCCCGCATCCCCAAGGGTGTGGCCCCGATCAGCGAGGTCGCCGGCCGCGTCAAGATCGACGAGACGGAGAAGGCCCGCAAGGTCGTCGTCGTCCCGGACGACGGCTCCGACGAGATCGCCTACCCGGTGCCGATGCGGTCCCGCCTCCTGGTCAAGGAGGGCGAGTCCGTGGGCGTCGGCCAGCAGCTCATCGCGGGTGCGATCAACCCGCACGAGGTGCTGCGCATCCTCGGTCCCCGCGCCGTGCAGCTCCACCTCGTCCAGGAGGTGCAGGAGGTGTACCGGTCGCAGGGCGTGTCGATCCACGACAAGCACATCGAGATCATCGTGCGCCAGATGCTGAAGCGGGTGAACATCCTGGAGTCGGGCGACACCGACCTGCTCCCGGGTGACCTGGTCGAGCGTCCGATCTTCGAGGAGACGAACCGGAACGTCGTGGCCGAGGGCGGAGTCCCCGCCGCCGGCCGCCCCGTCCTGATGGGCATCACCAAGGCCTCGCTCGCCACCGAGTCGTGGCTGTCGGCGGCGTCCTTCCAGGAGACGACCCGGGTGCTCACCGAGGCCGCGATGCACGCCAAGAGCGACCCGCTGCTCGGCCTCAAGGAGAACGTCATCATCGGCAAGCTCATCCCGGCCGGTACCGGCATGCCGCAGTACCGCAACGTCCGGGTCGAGCCGACCGAGGAGGCGAAGGCGGCGGTGTACTCCGTCGGCTCCTACGACGACGGCGCCGAGTACGCCTTCGGCCAGGGCTCCGGCGAGGCCGTCCCGCTGGAGGAGTACGACTTCGGTCAGTACAACCGCTGA
- a CDS encoding MCE family protein gives MILKRGVIVQLIAFAVITVVGVAIVSVNYIGIGRDLLGKQYIAYVDLTDSGGVFTNAEVTYRGVPVGRVGPIELTKDGIRVKLLLERGKRIPREGTKAVVANRSAVGEQYVDLEPTTKSGPFLDQGDPYTIPRSRTTLPVSTAELLRNVDSLVGSVSTKDLGVIVDELDKAFSGSASDLQSILDDTDRLLKTANEAYPDTERLLNNSVTVLDTQRGQAANIQGFARNLNALTSSLRNDDPALRKTIENAPGAVNETHQAINQLAPTLPVLLANLTTTGQVIASRKAGLRSLFILYPVTVAGAFTVTPGDGTQHLGLDLNIDAPPACTEGYEKVKHRWPQDTSKKKPRLDVGCKAPHDAPTSVRGSRNFPRDAIAPFPQVPPGATTGAGFPEGGAYGTRDNGDGDGGDGDGGKTDAKGSGKTKAKAAAAPTGQLANGNLYLSYPAGSVEFAGYDPTTGAVYGPDGKRYVMPRSAGTRQLGEESSWKWLLLGPLSQ, from the coding sequence GTGATCCTCAAGCGCGGCGTCATCGTCCAGCTCATCGCCTTCGCGGTCATCACCGTCGTCGGCGTGGCGATCGTCTCGGTCAACTACATCGGCATCGGCCGCGACCTGCTCGGCAAGCAGTACATCGCCTATGTCGACCTGACCGACTCCGGCGGCGTGTTCACCAACGCCGAGGTCACCTACCGGGGCGTCCCGGTCGGGCGCGTCGGCCCCATCGAGCTGACCAAGGACGGCATCCGCGTCAAGCTGCTGCTGGAGCGCGGCAAGCGGATCCCGCGCGAGGGCACCAAGGCCGTCGTGGCGAACCGGTCGGCGGTCGGCGAGCAGTACGTCGACCTGGAGCCCACCACGAAGTCCGGGCCCTTCCTGGACCAGGGCGACCCGTACACCATCCCGCGGAGCCGCACCACGCTGCCGGTGTCCACCGCCGAGCTGCTGCGCAACGTCGACTCCCTCGTCGGCTCGGTGAGCACCAAGGACCTCGGCGTCATCGTGGACGAGCTGGACAAGGCGTTCTCCGGCTCCGCCTCGGACCTGCAGTCGATCCTGGACGATACCGACCGGCTGCTGAAGACCGCCAACGAGGCCTATCCCGACACCGAGCGGCTGCTGAACAACAGCGTGACCGTCCTGGACACCCAGCGCGGCCAGGCCGCCAACATCCAGGGATTCGCCCGCAACCTGAACGCGCTGACCAGCTCGCTCCGCAACGACGACCCGGCGCTGCGCAAGACCATCGAGAACGCGCCGGGCGCGGTGAACGAGACCCACCAGGCCATCAACCAGCTCGCGCCGACGCTGCCCGTCCTGCTGGCCAACCTCACCACCACCGGCCAGGTCATCGCGTCCCGCAAGGCCGGCCTGCGGTCGCTGTTCATCCTCTACCCGGTGACGGTCGCGGGCGCGTTCACCGTCACGCCCGGCGACGGGACCCAGCACCTGGGCCTCGACCTCAACATCGACGCGCCGCCCGCCTGCACCGAGGGCTACGAGAAGGTCAAGCACCGCTGGCCGCAGGACACCTCGAAGAAGAAGCCGCGCCTGGACGTCGGCTGCAAGGCGCCCCACGACGCGCCCACGTCCGTCCGCGGTTCCCGCAACTTCCCGCGCGACGCCATCGCGCCCTTCCCGCAGGTCCCCCCGGGCGCCACCACCGGCGCGGGGTTCCCCGAGGGCGGCGCGTACGGCACCCGCGACAACGGCGACGGGGACGGCGGTGACGGCGACGGCGGCAAGACGGACGCCAAGGGCTCCGGCAAGACCAAGGCGAAGGCCGCGGCCGCCCCGACGGGCCAGCTCGCGAACGGAAACCTGTACCTGTCGTATCCGGCCGGTTCAGTCGAATTCGCTGGATACGATCCAACGACGGGTGCGGTCTACGGCCCCGATGGCAAGCGATACGTCATGCCGCGCAGCGCCGGTACACGCCAGTTGGGAGAGGAATCCTCGTGGAAGTGGCTCCTGCTCGGACCGCTGAGCCAGTGA